AGTAGTTTTAAAAAAAGAAGGAGAAGCATATCGAAATAATCTTAGCAGACTTGTATTTAAACTCGGTTTGAATAAAAATGTTATTTTTTATAATACATATCTCCCGACAGAAAAAATTTTGCAATTCTTACAAGCGACAGATATATATCTTTCACCTTCTCTTGATCCAAATCAAGCAGTTTCAGGAACACTATCATATGCTCTTGGCGCCGGACGTTCAGTAGTTTCAACTGCCTTTGCCCAAGCCAAAGAAGACGTGACAAGAGAAGTTGGAAGATTAGTTGAATTCAAAAATCCTTCAGCTATTGCCAGGGCCATCAATGAGATTTTAGATGGAAAAAATCTTGGAATAGAAATGGGTAAAAAGGCCTATTTCAGAACCAGAAAGATGATCTGGCAGAATGTCGCGCTTTCTTATATGCAAGAGTTTATAGCTATTGTGCCCGAATTAGGATTGCAGGAAAAAAATTTACCTGAGATTAAGCTCAAACACTTAATAAAATTGACTAATAATTTTGGCATGCTCCAATTTGCAAAACTTACAGAGCCGGATCCGGATTCGGGGTATACTCTGGATGATAATGCACGAGCATTGATTGCGGTTACTAGATATTATGAGAAATATAAAAATGCAACAGCCTTAAAATTGGCTCATATTTACCTCAAATTTCTCAAGTATATTTTTAGTAGTCCTGGGTGCCACAATTATGTTAATCACGACAAAACACTTAACGTTGAACGCAATACTCAGGAATGCTTGGATGATGCTTGCGCACGTGGAATGTATGCGTTGACTGTCGTGGCTGCTTCGAAATCTATGCCACTGTCAATAAAAAAGAAAGCTGCAAAAATTTTTAGGATGAAGTTTGATTTAAATAAAATAGTGCCTGTTCCGAGGGCAGCGGCATTTTATATAAAAGCTCTATGTGAATGGTTAGAATACGATTATGACATAAGATATGAAGTTATGCTAAAAAAATATTGCAAATATCTTGTGGGATTATATAAAAAAAACAGTGAACCTAACTGGCAGTGGTTTGAAGATATTTTGGCTTATTCAAATGGTGTCATTCCCGAATCTCTGCTCTTGGCATACAAACAGATAGGCGATCAAAAATGTTTTAATATTGCCAAAGCTGCGCTTGATTTTCTCGCATTCCATTCATTCAAGATAAATCGTTGCGCTCCTGTTGGGCAGAGCGGTTGGTTTAAAAGAGGTGGAAAGAAAACGCTTTATGATCAGCAACCGGAGGAAGTGACGGCGCTTGTTTTAGCGCTAAAAGCAATGTATGAAGTGAGTGGTGATACAAAATATAAAGAAAAGATTCGCAATGCCTTTGACTGGTTTCTGGGAAATAATATGTTGGGTCAGGTAGTCTACGATCATACGACAGGCGGATGTTATGATGGGGTCGGAGAAAAAGAAATTAATTTGAATCAAGGGGCTGAATCAACGGTGTCCTATCTTATTGCTCGCATGACTCTTGATTAAATGGTAGTTGCGATTGGTAATTTGGACAAAATATCGCCACTTTGAAATTTTAGATGAGAGAAATAAATTGGAGCCAATCAAATTTGAGACTGGTTATAAGCTTTTTAATTATCAAGAATTGGAAAATTTGGATAATTTGAAAGATAAGTTTGGTTTGGTGATTATTGACGAGATGGCCGGGTCGGTTAAAAAAGTCGAAATGATTTCACCTGCCAAATGCAGGGATAGCGTAGAAAAACGCTTTTCAGTAGAACGTATGGTTAATGAATACGAAAATCTTTTTAAAAATATTGCCTTGAAATAAAACAAAGAGAGACAAAATAATGGATAAAACTAACCGATATTATTTTTAGTTTTACGGTTTTAAATCCGGTATATAAATATAACTATTTGCTTTCATAAACA
Above is a window of Candidatus Moraniibacteriota bacterium DNA encoding:
- a CDS encoding glycosyltransferase; this encodes MKIINKNWIVYLSTFPPRECGIATFTRDLINVFNELFFPQEEAKVVALNVNELSRLNYPKSVIMQISQTKKSEYAKVAQQLNKILSVKLICIQHEFGIHGGKKGSYLLDFLREIKKPVVIAMHTILPESNPYFEKYKEIVVAINDYVRCIIVMTETSKKILMADYGIHPNKIKIIPHGIHATPYQGTAKAKLALGLSGKTVILTFGLLNEGKGIEYAIEALPEVVKKFPNVVYLIVGATHPVVLKKEGEAYRNNLSRLVFKLGLNKNVIFYNTYLPTEKILQFLQATDIYLSPSLDPNQAVSGTLSYALGAGRSVVSTAFAQAKEDVTREVGRLVEFKNPSAIARAINEILDGKNLGIEMGKKAYFRTRKMIWQNVALSYMQEFIAIVPELGLQEKNLPEIKLKHLIKLTNNFGMLQFAKLTEPDPDSGYTLDDNARALIAVTRYYEKYKNATALKLAHIYLKFLKYIFSSPGCHNYVNHDKTLNVERNTQECLDDACARGMYALTVVAASKSMPLSIKKKAAKIFRMKFDLNKIVPVPRAAAFYIKALCEWLEYDYDIRYEVMLKKYCKYLVGLYKKNSEPNWQWFEDILAYSNGVIPESLLLAYKQIGDQKCFNIAKAALDFLAFHSFKINRCAPVGQSGWFKRGGKKTLYDQQPEEVTALVLALKAMYEVSGDTKYKEKIRNAFDWFLGNNMLGQVVYDHTTGGCYDGVGEKEINLNQGAESTVSYLIARMTLD